One stretch of Passer domesticus isolate bPasDom1 chromosome 2, bPasDom1.hap1, whole genome shotgun sequence DNA includes these proteins:
- the LOC135290939 gene encoding hemoglobin subunit beta produces the protein MVQWTAEEKQLITGLWGKVNVAECGGEALARLLIVYPWTQRFFASFGNLSSPTAVLGNPKVQAHGKKVLTSFGEAVKNLDSIKNTFSQLSELHCDKLHVDPENFRLLGDILVVVLAAHFGKDFTPDCQAAWQKLVRVVAHALARKYH, from the exons ATGGTGCAGtggacagctgaggagaagcaGCTCATCACCGGCCTCTGGGGCAAGGTCAACGTCGCCGAGTGCGGTGGCGAGGCCCTGGCCAG gctgctgatCGTCTACCCCTGGACCCAGAGGTTCTTCGCCTCCTTCGGGAACCTGTCCAGCCCCACCGCCGTCCTTGGCAACCCCAAGGTGCAAGCCCATGGCAAGAAGGTGCTGACCTCCTTCGGGGAAGCCGTCAAGAACCTGGACAGCATCAAGAACACCTTTTCCCAGCTGTCGGAGCTGCACTGCGACAAGCTGCACGTGGACCCCGAGAACTTCAGG ctcctgggTGACATCCTGGTCGTCGTCCTGGCCGCCCACTTCGGCAAGGACTTCACTCCCGACTGCCAGGCTGCCTGGCAGAAGCTGGTGCGCGTGGTGGCCCACGCCCTGGCCCGCAAGTACCACTGA